A genomic region of Desulfonatronum sp. SC1 contains the following coding sequences:
- a CDS encoding ORF6N domain-containing protein, with protein sequence MTDLVPLESITGRILLLRGAKVMLDRDLAELYGVETKVLKRQVRRNLERFPEDFMFELSTDELENWRCQFGTSNSDKMGLRYPPMAFTEQGVAMLSSVLNSKRAIQVNIQIMRAFTKLRQMLATHDDLRRKIEDMEAKYDEQFRVVFEALRQLLEGDEPGRRFGFVGGGRKSYGIEQLIL encoded by the coding sequence ATGACGGACCTTGTTCCCCTGGAATCCATCACCGGCAGGATTCTTTTGCTGCGTGGCGCGAAGGTTATGCTGGACCGGGACTTGGCGGAATTGTACGGGGTGGAGACGAAAGTTCTCAAGAGACAGGTACGCAGAAATCTTGAACGATTCCCGGAAGATTTCATGTTCGAATTGTCAACCGATGAGCTGGAAAATTGGAGGTGCCAATTTGGCACCTCCAATTCCGACAAGATGGGCCTTCGCTACCCGCCCATGGCCTTCACCGAACAGGGCGTGGCCATGCTTTCCTCGGTCCTGAACAGCAAACGGGCCATCCAAGTCAATATCCAGATCATGCGCGCCTTCACCAAGCTCCGCCAAATGCTGGCCACCCACGACGACCTGCGCCGAAAGATCGAAGACATGGAAGCCAAGTACGACGAACAATTCCGCGTCGTGTTCGAGGCGTTGCGGCAGTTGTTGGAAGGCGATGAGCCGGGGCGGAGGTTTGGATTTGTGGGAGGAGGTAGAAAGAGCTATGGAATCGAGCAACTGATACTGTAA
- the cas1f gene encoding type I-F CRISPR-associated endonuclease Cas1f has product MSLLEEKKHLKSILHSKRANIYYLEHCRVLVNSGRVEYLTQDRDKQAYWNIPIANTSVILLGTGTSITQAAVRMLSAAGVMIGFCGGGGSPLFAGTEVEWLSPQSEYRPTEYVQQWLSFWFDSGIRLEVAKKLQQWRVDNIRRIWEHEGLYQEYGLYADDPDMQRILERAGKEVIGAGDTQKLLQIEARATKGLYRYVAKTLDLGDFTRKHEGGDRANDYLNHGNYLAYGLAATCLWVLGIPHGFPVMHGKTRRGALVFDVADLVKDALVLPIAFISALRGDREQEFRDTVIDLFVTHKALDLMVDSVKAICSEYGRP; this is encoded by the coding sequence ATGAGCTTATTAGAAGAAAAGAAACATCTGAAATCAATCCTGCATTCAAAGCGAGCGAATATTTATTATCTTGAGCACTGCCGGGTATTGGTTAACAGCGGCAGGGTCGAGTATCTGACCCAAGATCGGGACAAACAGGCGTACTGGAATATCCCCATTGCCAATACCTCGGTGATACTCCTTGGCACAGGAACATCCATTACCCAGGCTGCCGTGCGCATGCTCTCCGCCGCCGGGGTCATGATAGGATTCTGCGGAGGCGGGGGCAGTCCGCTATTTGCCGGAACCGAAGTGGAATGGCTTTCACCTCAAAGCGAGTATCGGCCCACGGAATATGTCCAACAATGGCTCTCATTCTGGTTTGATTCAGGAATTCGCCTGGAAGTCGCTAAAAAGCTTCAGCAGTGGCGTGTCGATAACATTCGCCGGATCTGGGAGCATGAAGGTCTATACCAGGAATATGGGCTGTACGCTGATGACCCGGACATGCAGCGAATACTTGAACGCGCCGGAAAAGAGGTCATTGGTGCCGGGGATACGCAGAAACTATTGCAGATCGAGGCCAGGGCGACCAAAGGGCTATACAGGTACGTGGCTAAGACTTTGGACCTTGGCGATTTTACCCGGAAGCACGAGGGCGGAGACAGGGCCAACGATTATTTAAATCATGGGAATTATCTGGCCTATGGCTTGGCGGCCACATGCCTGTGGGTTCTGGGCATTCCTCATGGTTTCCCGGTCATGCACGGCAAAACCAGGCGCGGCGCGTTGGTGTTCGATGTCGCCGATCTGGTTAAAGACGCCTTGGTATTGCCTATCGCGTTCATCAGTGCTTTACGCGGTGATCGGGAACAGGAGTTCCGAGATACGGTTATCGACTTGTTCGTGACTCATAAGGCTCTGGATTTGATGGTAGATTCGGTTAAAGCAATCTGTTCCGAATACGGGCGGCCCTGA
- a CDS encoding energy-coupling factor ABC transporter ATP-binding protein, translating to MSQTTPFAIALNDLCFSYPDKPHVLDHLDLRIAPGERVGLIGPNGAGKTTLFLLISGILKPTSGEIQVHGKKVVSGGFNPEVTLVFQKSDDQLFCPSVWEDVAFGPRNMGLSEEQVTERVQTALFTVGAQDLAQRPVHHLSEGEKRIVAIAGALAMHPRVIIYDEPSAGLDIRARRRLIGLLKQSDQTLLIASHDLELTLEVCTRVVLLDQGRIVAHGPAITIMADEDLMTAHGQEKPHSLIPHALPHDH from the coding sequence GTGTCCCAAACCACGCCCTTCGCCATCGCCCTGAACGACCTGTGCTTCTCCTATCCGGACAAGCCGCATGTGCTCGACCATCTCGATCTGCGCATCGCCCCCGGCGAACGCGTCGGCCTGATCGGTCCCAACGGCGCGGGCAAAACCACCCTGTTCCTGCTCATCAGCGGCATCCTCAAGCCCACCTCCGGCGAAATCCAGGTCCACGGCAAAAAGGTGGTCAGCGGCGGCTTCAACCCCGAGGTGACCCTGGTCTTCCAGAAATCCGACGATCAGCTTTTCTGTCCTTCCGTCTGGGAGGACGTGGCCTTCGGGCCGCGCAACATGGGTTTGTCCGAAGAACAGGTGACCGAGCGGGTCCAAACCGCCCTGTTCACCGTAGGCGCCCAGGACCTGGCCCAACGTCCGGTCCACCACCTATCCGAAGGCGAAAAGCGGATCGTGGCCATAGCCGGCGCCCTGGCCATGCATCCCAGGGTGATCATCTACGACGAACCCAGCGCCGGCCTGGACATCCGGGCCCGTCGCCGTCTGATCGGTCTGCTCAAGCAATCCGACCAGACCCTGCTCATAGCCTCCCACGACCTGGAACTGACCCTGGAAGTCTGCACCCGGGTCGTGCTCCTGGACCAGGGCCGGATCGTGGCCCACGGACCGGCCATAACCATCATGGCCGACGAAGACCTGATGACCGCCCACGGCCAGGAAAAACCCCACTCCCTGATCCCCCACGCCCTGCCCCACGACCACTGA
- a CDS encoding YafY family protein: MNRAQRIYALHRLFHTHNLPVSRARIQDELECSQATVKRIIAEMRDLLGAPIVFDRDAGGYAYDNRAGTFELPGFWFNESELYAVLAAIQFLESTQPGLLQRPLQDLLKRLRLAVQDMGLNVDDLIRRVLLHPMRPRPVHPPVFEALAAGLLGSRKIRLLYHGPDKQAPSPRTIHPFRLLRYRDAWYLLAHCDQADARRTFALDRIVEAQVLPEQANMPDNTALDALMHDSFGIFLRKPEHAAVLRFTGQAARWVASEVWHPDQVGAWRDKAYELRVPYGDQRELIMEILKYGPDVEVLAPEELRLAVRERIMAAAKQYF, from the coding sequence ATGAACCGCGCCCAACGCATCTACGCCCTGCATCGGCTCTTTCACACCCACAACCTCCCCGTTTCCCGAGCCCGCATCCAGGATGAACTGGAGTGCTCCCAGGCCACGGTCAAACGGATCATCGCCGAGATGCGCGACCTGCTGGGAGCGCCCATCGTCTTTGACCGCGACGCCGGCGGATACGCTTACGACAATCGGGCCGGAACCTTCGAACTGCCCGGATTCTGGTTCAACGAATCCGAACTCTACGCCGTGCTCGCGGCCATCCAATTCCTGGAGTCCACCCAACCCGGCCTGCTCCAGCGGCCGTTGCAAGATCTCCTGAAGCGCCTGCGCCTGGCCGTGCAGGACATGGGGCTCAACGTGGACGACCTGATCCGCCGCGTCCTGCTCCACCCCATGCGCCCCCGTCCGGTCCATCCGCCGGTCTTCGAGGCCCTGGCCGCCGGTCTGCTGGGCTCCCGCAAGATCCGGCTGCTCTATCACGGACCGGACAAACAAGCCCCAAGCCCGAGAACCATCCACCCCTTCCGCCTGCTCCGCTACCGGGACGCCTGGTACCTGCTCGCCCACTGCGACCAGGCCGACGCCCGCCGCACCTTTGCCCTGGACCGAATCGTCGAAGCCCAAGTGCTGCCCGAACAGGCGAACATGCCCGACAACACGGCCCTGGACGCCCTGATGCACGACTCCTTCGGCATTTTCCTGCGCAAGCCCGAACATGCCGCGGTCCTGCGCTTCACCGGCCAGGCGGCCCGCTGGGTGGCAAGCGAGGTCTGGCACCCGGACCAGGTCGGCGCATGGCGCGACAAGGCCTATGAACTGCGCGTACCCTACGGGGACCAGCGCGAACTGATCATGGAAATCCTCAAGTACGGCCCGGACGTGGAAGTCCTGGCCCCGGAGGAACTGCGCCTTGCCGTGCGGGAACGGATCATGGCCGCGGCGAAACAATATTTTTGA